From a single Arachis hypogaea cultivar Tifrunner chromosome 3, arahy.Tifrunner.gnm2.J5K5, whole genome shotgun sequence genomic region:
- the LOC112734384 gene encoding calmodulin-binding transcription activator 3 isoform X13 — translation MADVKCYVPPNQFNIEQILIEAQRRWLRPAEICEILSNYKMFQIAPEPAHMPPSGSLFLFDRKVLRYFRKDGHNWRKKKDGKTVREAHERLKAGSVDVLHCYYAHGEENENFQRRTYWMLDEELSHIVLVHYREVKATKANFRGAAKENQESLPYAQIDKLPGSTEKEIFLSCSLHPHNYQVPSHTIDTTSMKSTQATEYEEAESALNNYASSEDYSFLETQHPVVEKIPDPYCPPQFINEQEKLCGTPGMNHIMLSQAGKIKDIHNVRLAYEPPQHLGFSMWEYILENNGRSQYMPLQPVLPEIQPDNMGINSNPSLMRSNFTTNITKVNGKENMVQVEGNWQVMNELYEFDPQRSLEQCLIHQDKPKVLMIDDPQEKLLDAKEKIETNRSLDGIDDTNLTLKKALLDGSLAEEGLKKLDSFNQWMSKELGDVEESKTPSTFSAYWGTVENENDVDNATIPSEVHLDTYALDPSISHDQLFTIIDFSPSWAFEGSETKILIYGQFLRSLQEAEQCKWSCMFGEVEVPANIIDNGVLSCYTPPHKTGRIPFYVTCSNRLACSEIREFDFRDIYTQEVNNAAEQRESISDNFSVRFEELLYMGHTLPQNFDPISVSEKSELRSKISSLLRKEEDDWDKLLKLTLEKDFSPQNVQEHLLQNLLKDKLLGWLLQKVIEDGKGPNVLDEGGQGVLHLAAALGYDWALQPTVIAGVNVNFCDVNGWTALHWAAFCGRELTVASLISLGAAPGVLTDPSPEHPSGRTPADLASANGHKGIAGYLAESSISVQLLSLDMNRDTRESSGSKVVYRVQHNTTEVNDDRLSYELSLKDSLAAVCNASQAAARIHEVYRVQSFQRKQLKEYDDKFGISDEDALSLITVKPHKVGQRNEPVHAAAIRIQNKFRSWKGRKEFLMIRQRIVKIQAHVRGHQVRKNCGKIIWSVGILEKVILRWRRKGSGLRGFKLEDVPEGTMVQDTQCKEDEYDFLKEGRKQTEERLQKALSRVKSMVQYPEARDQYHRLLNVVTEIQENQ, via the exons ATGGCTGACGTCAAGTGCTATGTTCCCCCTAATCAATTTA ATATTGAGCAAATTCTTATAGAAGCGCAGCGTCGATGGCTGCGCCCAGCTGAAATTTGTGAAATTCTCAGTAATTATAAAATGTTCCAAATTGCTCCAGAGCCTGCACATATGCCGCCAA GTGGTTCACTTTTCCTGTTTGATCGGAAGGTGCTGAGATACTTTAGAAAGGATGGCCACAACTGGAGAAAGAAAAAGGATGGAAAAACAGTGAGGGAAGCTCATGAGAGACTTAAG GCTGGAAGTGTGGATGTGTTGCACTGCTATTATGCACAcggagaagaaaatgaaaattttcaaagacGCACATACTGGATGCTTGATga GGAACTCTCGCACATTGTTCTTGTCCATTATAGGGAAGTGAAG GCAACTAAGGCAAATTTTAGAGGTGCTGCCAAAGAAAATCAAGAATCTCTTCCTTATGCACAAATTGACAAACTACCAGGTTCCACAGAGAAGGAAATTTTTTTATCATGTAGTCTTCATCCACATAACTACCAGGTTCCATCACATACAATAGATACAAcaagcatgaagagcactcaagCAACAGAATATGAAGAAGCTGAGTCAG CATTGAATAATTATGCAAGTTCAGAAGACTACTCCTTCCTTGAGACACAACACCCAGTTGTTGAGAAGATTCCTGATCCTTATTGCCCGCCACAGTTCATAA ATGAACAAGAGAAGTTGTGTGGCACTCCTGGGATGAATCATATCATGCTCAGTCAAGCTGGCAAAATCAAAGACATTCATAATGTTAGATTGGCATATGAACCCCCACAACACCTTGGCTTTTCAATGTGGGAATATATCTTGGAAAATAATGGGAGAAGTCAATACATGCCTCTTCAACCCGTACTCCCTGAAATCCAACCTGATAACATGGGAATCAATAGCAATCCCTCTCTAATGAGGTCAAATTTCACCACCAATATTACCAAAGTGAATGGGAAAGAAAATATGGTACAAGTTGAAGGAAATTGGCAGGTAATGAATGAGTTATATGAATTTGATCCTCAAAGATCCTTGGAACAGTGTCTTATACATCAAGATAAACCAAAGGTTCTTATGATAGATGACCCTCAAGAAAAACTATTAGATGCAAAAGAGAAGATAGAAACCAATAGAAGCCTGGATGGAATAGATGATACAAATTTAACTCTAAAGAAGGCTCTGTTAGATGGATCCCTTGCAGAAGAGGGTCTGAAGAAGCTTGACAGTTTCAACCAATGGATGAGTAAAGAACTTGGAGATGTGGAAGAATCTAAAACTCCATCCACTTTTAGTGCTTATTGGGGTACAgttgaaaatgaaaatgatgtgGACAATGCAACTATTCCTTCTGAAGTGCACCTGGATACCTATGCACTGGATCCATCTATTTCCCATGATCAACTTTTTACTATTATTGACTTTTCCCCAAGCTGGGCATTTGAAGGTTCAGAAACTAAG ATTCTCATTTATGGACAATTCTTGAGGAGTCTACAGGAAGCTGAACAATGTAAATGGTCTTGCATGTTCGGTGAGGTAGAAGTGCCAGCTAATATCATTGACAATGGTGTTCTTTCTTGTTATACTCCTCCACATAAAACTGGGAGGATTCCTTTCTATGTAACTTGTTCCAATAGGTTAGCATGTAGTGAAATACGAGAATTTGATTTCCGAGACATTTACACTCAAGAAGTCAACAATGCAGCTGAGCAGAGAGAGAGCATTTCTGATAATTTCAGTGTGCGATTTGAAGAGCTGCTGTACATGGGGCATACCTTACCTCAAAACTTCGATCCAATCAGTGTAAGCGAGAAATCTGAACTGAGAAGTAAAATAAGTTCTTTGctgaggaaggaggaggatgattGGGATAAGCTGCTGAAACTTACTCTAGAGAAAGATTTTTCTCCACAAAATGTACAGGAGCATCTGCTTCAAAATCTTTTGAAAGATAAGTTACTTGGGTGGCTCCTTCAAAAAGTCATCGAAGATGGGAAAGGCCCTAATGTATTGGATGAGGGTGGCCAAGGAGTACTTCATCTTGCGGCTGCTCTTGGCTATGATTGGGCCTTACAACCCACAGTAATTGCTGGTGTAAATGTGAACTTCTGCGATGTAAATGGATGGACTGCTCTTCATTGGGCTGCATTCTGTGGCAG GGAGCTCACAGTTGCTTCCCTCATCTCTCTTGGCGCAGCACCTGGGGTGCTGACTGATCCAAGCCCAGAGCATCCTTCTGGTAGAACACCAGCTGACCTGGCTTCTGCAAACGGTcacaaaggaattgcagggtatcTTGCAGAATCTTCAATAAGCGTGCAACTATTATCTCTTGATATGAACAGGGACACGAGAGAAAGTTCTGGATCAAAAGTAGTATACAGAGTCCAACACAATACTACTGAAGTTAATGATGATCGCCTATCATATGAACTGTCACTGAAAGATTCACTGGCAGCAGTGTGTAATGCCAGCCAGGCTGCTGCACGTATTCATGAAGTTTATAGAGTGCAATCTTTCCAAAGAAAACAACTGAAAGAATATGATGATAAATTTGGAATATCTGATGAAGATGCTCTTTCTCTTATAACTGTAAAACCACACAAGGTTGGACAACGCAATGAGCCTGTACATGCAGCTGCAATACGAATCCAGAACAAATTCCGCAGTTGGAAGGGCAGAAAAGAATTTTTGATGATTCGCCAAAGAATAGTTAAAATTCAG GCTCATGTAAGGGGGCACCAGGTTAGGAAGAACTGTGGAAAGATAATTTGGTCAGTTGGAATTTTAGAAAAAGTTATTTTGCGCTGGCGCCGAAAAGGTAGTGGTTTACGTGGATTTAAATTGGAAGATGTTCCCGAGGGAACTATGGTACAAGATACACAGTGCAAGGAGGATGAGTATGATTTCTTGAAAGAAGGCAGAAAGCAAACAGAGGAAAGGTTGCAGAAAGCCCTATCCAGGGTGAAGTCAATGGTTCAGTATCCAGAGGCAAGAGACCAATACCATAGGCTGTTGAATGTTGTAACTGAGATCCAAGAAAACCAG TAA
- the LOC112734384 gene encoding calmodulin-binding transcription activator 3 isoform X21 produces the protein MFQIAPEPAHMPPSGSLFLFDRKVLRYFRKDGHNWRKKKDGKTVREAHERLKAGSVDVLHCYYAHGEENENFQRRTYWMLDEELSHIVLVHYREVKATKANFRGAAKENQESLPYAQIDKLPGSTEKEIFLSCSLHPHNYQVPSHTIDTTSMKSTQATEYEEAESALNNYASSEDYSFLETQHPVVEKIPDPYCPPQFINEQEKLCGTPGMNHIMLSQAGKIKDIHNVRLAYEPPQHLGFSMWEYILENNGRSQYMPLQPVLPEIQPDNMGINSNPSLMRSNFTTNITKVNGKENMVQVEGNWQVMNELYEFDPQRSLEQCLIHQDKPKVLMIDDPQEKLLDAKEKIETNRSLDGIDDTNLTLKKALLDGSLAEEGLKKLDSFNQWMSKELGDVEESKTPSTFSAYWGTVENENDVDNATIPSEVHLDTYALDPSISHDQLFTIIDFSPSWAFEGSETKILIYGQFLRSLQEAEQCKWSCMFGEVEVPANIIDNGVLSCYTPPHKTGRIPFYVTCSNRLACSEIREFDFRDIYTQEVNNAAEQRESISDNFSVRFEELLYMGHTLPQNFDPISVSEKSELRSKISSLLRKEEDDWDKLLKLTLEKDFSPQNVQEHLLQNLLKDKLLGWLLQKVIEDGKGPNVLDEGGQGVLHLAAALGYDWALQPTVIAGVNVNFCDVNGWTALHWAAFCGRELTVASLISLGAAPGVLTDPSPEHPSGRTPADLASANGHKGIAGYLAESSISVQLLSLDMNRDTRESSGSKVVYRVQHNTTEVNDDRLSYELSLKDSLAAVCNASQAAARIHEVYRVQSFQRKQLKEYDDKFGISDEDALSLITVKPHKVGQRNEPVHAAAIRIQNKFRSWKGRKEFLMIRQRIVKIQAHVRGHQVRKNCGKIIWSVGILEKVILRWRRKGSGLRGFKLEDVPEGTMVQDTQCKEDEYDFLKEGRKQTEERLQKALSRVKSMVQYPEARDQYHRLLNVVTEIQENQ, from the exons ATGTTCCAAATTGCTCCAGAGCCTGCACATATGCCGCCAA GTGGTTCACTTTTCCTGTTTGATCGGAAGGTGCTGAGATACTTTAGAAAGGATGGCCACAACTGGAGAAAGAAAAAGGATGGAAAAACAGTGAGGGAAGCTCATGAGAGACTTAAG GCTGGAAGTGTGGATGTGTTGCACTGCTATTATGCACAcggagaagaaaatgaaaattttcaaagacGCACATACTGGATGCTTGATga GGAACTCTCGCACATTGTTCTTGTCCATTATAGGGAAGTGAAG GCAACTAAGGCAAATTTTAGAGGTGCTGCCAAAGAAAATCAAGAATCTCTTCCTTATGCACAAATTGACAAACTACCAGGTTCCACAGAGAAGGAAATTTTTTTATCATGTAGTCTTCATCCACATAACTACCAGGTTCCATCACATACAATAGATACAAcaagcatgaagagcactcaagCAACAGAATATGAAGAAGCTGAGTCAG CATTGAATAATTATGCAAGTTCAGAAGACTACTCCTTCCTTGAGACACAACACCCAGTTGTTGAGAAGATTCCTGATCCTTATTGCCCGCCACAGTTCATAA ATGAACAAGAGAAGTTGTGTGGCACTCCTGGGATGAATCATATCATGCTCAGTCAAGCTGGCAAAATCAAAGACATTCATAATGTTAGATTGGCATATGAACCCCCACAACACCTTGGCTTTTCAATGTGGGAATATATCTTGGAAAATAATGGGAGAAGTCAATACATGCCTCTTCAACCCGTACTCCCTGAAATCCAACCTGATAACATGGGAATCAATAGCAATCCCTCTCTAATGAGGTCAAATTTCACCACCAATATTACCAAAGTGAATGGGAAAGAAAATATGGTACAAGTTGAAGGAAATTGGCAGGTAATGAATGAGTTATATGAATTTGATCCTCAAAGATCCTTGGAACAGTGTCTTATACATCAAGATAAACCAAAGGTTCTTATGATAGATGACCCTCAAGAAAAACTATTAGATGCAAAAGAGAAGATAGAAACCAATAGAAGCCTGGATGGAATAGATGATACAAATTTAACTCTAAAGAAGGCTCTGTTAGATGGATCCCTTGCAGAAGAGGGTCTGAAGAAGCTTGACAGTTTCAACCAATGGATGAGTAAAGAACTTGGAGATGTGGAAGAATCTAAAACTCCATCCACTTTTAGTGCTTATTGGGGTACAgttgaaaatgaaaatgatgtgGACAATGCAACTATTCCTTCTGAAGTGCACCTGGATACCTATGCACTGGATCCATCTATTTCCCATGATCAACTTTTTACTATTATTGACTTTTCCCCAAGCTGGGCATTTGAAGGTTCAGAAACTAAG ATTCTCATTTATGGACAATTCTTGAGGAGTCTACAGGAAGCTGAACAATGTAAATGGTCTTGCATGTTCGGTGAGGTAGAAGTGCCAGCTAATATCATTGACAATGGTGTTCTTTCTTGTTATACTCCTCCACATAAAACTGGGAGGATTCCTTTCTATGTAACTTGTTCCAATAGGTTAGCATGTAGTGAAATACGAGAATTTGATTTCCGAGACATTTACACTCAAGAAGTCAACAATGCAGCTGAGCAGAGAGAGAGCATTTCTGATAATTTCAGTGTGCGATTTGAAGAGCTGCTGTACATGGGGCATACCTTACCTCAAAACTTCGATCCAATCAGTGTAAGCGAGAAATCTGAACTGAGAAGTAAAATAAGTTCTTTGctgaggaaggaggaggatgattGGGATAAGCTGCTGAAACTTACTCTAGAGAAAGATTTTTCTCCACAAAATGTACAGGAGCATCTGCTTCAAAATCTTTTGAAAGATAAGTTACTTGGGTGGCTCCTTCAAAAAGTCATCGAAGATGGGAAAGGCCCTAATGTATTGGATGAGGGTGGCCAAGGAGTACTTCATCTTGCGGCTGCTCTTGGCTATGATTGGGCCTTACAACCCACAGTAATTGCTGGTGTAAATGTGAACTTCTGCGATGTAAATGGATGGACTGCTCTTCATTGGGCTGCATTCTGTGGCAG GGAGCTCACAGTTGCTTCCCTCATCTCTCTTGGCGCAGCACCTGGGGTGCTGACTGATCCAAGCCCAGAGCATCCTTCTGGTAGAACACCAGCTGACCTGGCTTCTGCAAACGGTcacaaaggaattgcagggtatcTTGCAGAATCTTCAATAAGCGTGCAACTATTATCTCTTGATATGAACAGGGACACGAGAGAAAGTTCTGGATCAAAAGTAGTATACAGAGTCCAACACAATACTACTGAAGTTAATGATGATCGCCTATCATATGAACTGTCACTGAAAGATTCACTGGCAGCAGTGTGTAATGCCAGCCAGGCTGCTGCACGTATTCATGAAGTTTATAGAGTGCAATCTTTCCAAAGAAAACAACTGAAAGAATATGATGATAAATTTGGAATATCTGATGAAGATGCTCTTTCTCTTATAACTGTAAAACCACACAAGGTTGGACAACGCAATGAGCCTGTACATGCAGCTGCAATACGAATCCAGAACAAATTCCGCAGTTGGAAGGGCAGAAAAGAATTTTTGATGATTCGCCAAAGAATAGTTAAAATTCAG GCTCATGTAAGGGGGCACCAGGTTAGGAAGAACTGTGGAAAGATAATTTGGTCAGTTGGAATTTTAGAAAAAGTTATTTTGCGCTGGCGCCGAAAAGGTAGTGGTTTACGTGGATTTAAATTGGAAGATGTTCCCGAGGGAACTATGGTACAAGATACACAGTGCAAGGAGGATGAGTATGATTTCTTGAAAGAAGGCAGAAAGCAAACAGAGGAAAGGTTGCAGAAAGCCCTATCCAGGGTGAAGTCAATGGTTCAGTATCCAGAGGCAAGAGACCAATACCATAGGCTGTTGAATGTTGTAACTGAGATCCAAGAAAACCAG TAA
- the LOC112734384 gene encoding calmodulin-binding transcription activator 3 isoform X12, with the protein MADVKCYVPPNQFNIEQILIEAQRRWLRPAEICEILSNYKMFQIAPEPAHMPPSGSLFLFDRKVLRYFRKDGHNWRKKKDGKTVREAHERLKAGSVDVLHCYYAHGEENENFQRRTYWMLDEELSHIVLVHYREVKATKANFRGAAKENQESLPYAQIDKLPGSTEKEIFLSCSLHPHNYQVPSHTIDTTSMKSTQATEYEEAESVFTALNNYASSEDYSFLETQHPVVEKIPDPYCPPQFINEQEKLCGTPGMNHIMLSQAGKIKDIHNVRLAYEPPQHLGFSMWEYILENNGRSQYMPLQPVLPEIQPDNMGINSNPSLMRSNFTTNITKVNGKENMVQVEGNWQVMNELYEFDPQRSLEQCLIHQDKPKVLMIDDPQEKLLDAKEKIETNRSLDGIDDTNLTLKKALLDGSLAEEGLKKLDSFNQWMSKELGDVEESKTPSTFSAYWGTVENENDVDNATIPSEVHLDTYALDPSISHDQLFTIIDFSPSWAFEGSETKILIYGQFLRSLQEAEQCKWSCMFGEVEVPANIIDNGVLSCYTPPHKTGRIPFYVTCSNRLACSEIREFDFRDIYTQEVNNAAEQRESISDNFSVRFEELLYMGHTLPQNFDPISVSEKSELRSKISSLLRKEEDDWDKLLKLTLEKDFSPQNVQEHLLQNLLKDKLLGWLLQKVIEDGKGPNVLDEGGQGVLHLAAALGYDWALQPTVIAGVNVNFCDVNGWTALHWAAFCGRELTVASLISLGAAPGVLTDPSPEHPSGRTPADLASANGHKGIAGYLAESSISVQLLSLDMNRDTRESSGSKVVYRVQHNTTEVNDDRLSYELSLKDSLAAVCNASQAAARIHEVYRVQSFQRKQLKEYDDKFGISDEDALSLITVKPHKVGQRNEPVHAAAIRIQNKFRSWKGRKEFLMIRQRIVKIQAHVRGHQVRKNCGKIIWSVGILEKVILRWRRKGSGLRGFKLEDVPEGTMVQDTQCKEDEYDFLKEGRKQTEERLQKALSRVKSMVQYPEARDQYHRLLNVVTEIQENQ; encoded by the exons ATGGCTGACGTCAAGTGCTATGTTCCCCCTAATCAATTTA ATATTGAGCAAATTCTTATAGAAGCGCAGCGTCGATGGCTGCGCCCAGCTGAAATTTGTGAAATTCTCAGTAATTATAAAATGTTCCAAATTGCTCCAGAGCCTGCACATATGCCGCCAA GTGGTTCACTTTTCCTGTTTGATCGGAAGGTGCTGAGATACTTTAGAAAGGATGGCCACAACTGGAGAAAGAAAAAGGATGGAAAAACAGTGAGGGAAGCTCATGAGAGACTTAAG GCTGGAAGTGTGGATGTGTTGCACTGCTATTATGCACAcggagaagaaaatgaaaattttcaaagacGCACATACTGGATGCTTGATga GGAACTCTCGCACATTGTTCTTGTCCATTATAGGGAAGTGAAG GCAACTAAGGCAAATTTTAGAGGTGCTGCCAAAGAAAATCAAGAATCTCTTCCTTATGCACAAATTGACAAACTACCAGGTTCCACAGAGAAGGAAATTTTTTTATCATGTAGTCTTCATCCACATAACTACCAGGTTCCATCACATACAATAGATACAAcaagcatgaagagcactcaagCAACAGAATATGAAGAAGCTGAGTCAG TGTTTACAGCATTGAATAATTATGCAAGTTCAGAAGACTACTCCTTCCTTGAGACACAACACCCAGTTGTTGAGAAGATTCCTGATCCTTATTGCCCGCCACAGTTCATAA ATGAACAAGAGAAGTTGTGTGGCACTCCTGGGATGAATCATATCATGCTCAGTCAAGCTGGCAAAATCAAAGACATTCATAATGTTAGATTGGCATATGAACCCCCACAACACCTTGGCTTTTCAATGTGGGAATATATCTTGGAAAATAATGGGAGAAGTCAATACATGCCTCTTCAACCCGTACTCCCTGAAATCCAACCTGATAACATGGGAATCAATAGCAATCCCTCTCTAATGAGGTCAAATTTCACCACCAATATTACCAAAGTGAATGGGAAAGAAAATATGGTACAAGTTGAAGGAAATTGGCAGGTAATGAATGAGTTATATGAATTTGATCCTCAAAGATCCTTGGAACAGTGTCTTATACATCAAGATAAACCAAAGGTTCTTATGATAGATGACCCTCAAGAAAAACTATTAGATGCAAAAGAGAAGATAGAAACCAATAGAAGCCTGGATGGAATAGATGATACAAATTTAACTCTAAAGAAGGCTCTGTTAGATGGATCCCTTGCAGAAGAGGGTCTGAAGAAGCTTGACAGTTTCAACCAATGGATGAGTAAAGAACTTGGAGATGTGGAAGAATCTAAAACTCCATCCACTTTTAGTGCTTATTGGGGTACAgttgaaaatgaaaatgatgtgGACAATGCAACTATTCCTTCTGAAGTGCACCTGGATACCTATGCACTGGATCCATCTATTTCCCATGATCAACTTTTTACTATTATTGACTTTTCCCCAAGCTGGGCATTTGAAGGTTCAGAAACTAAG ATTCTCATTTATGGACAATTCTTGAGGAGTCTACAGGAAGCTGAACAATGTAAATGGTCTTGCATGTTCGGTGAGGTAGAAGTGCCAGCTAATATCATTGACAATGGTGTTCTTTCTTGTTATACTCCTCCACATAAAACTGGGAGGATTCCTTTCTATGTAACTTGTTCCAATAGGTTAGCATGTAGTGAAATACGAGAATTTGATTTCCGAGACATTTACACTCAAGAAGTCAACAATGCAGCTGAGCAGAGAGAGAGCATTTCTGATAATTTCAGTGTGCGATTTGAAGAGCTGCTGTACATGGGGCATACCTTACCTCAAAACTTCGATCCAATCAGTGTAAGCGAGAAATCTGAACTGAGAAGTAAAATAAGTTCTTTGctgaggaaggaggaggatgattGGGATAAGCTGCTGAAACTTACTCTAGAGAAAGATTTTTCTCCACAAAATGTACAGGAGCATCTGCTTCAAAATCTTTTGAAAGATAAGTTACTTGGGTGGCTCCTTCAAAAAGTCATCGAAGATGGGAAAGGCCCTAATGTATTGGATGAGGGTGGCCAAGGAGTACTTCATCTTGCGGCTGCTCTTGGCTATGATTGGGCCTTACAACCCACAGTAATTGCTGGTGTAAATGTGAACTTCTGCGATGTAAATGGATGGACTGCTCTTCATTGGGCTGCATTCTGTGGCAG GGAGCTCACAGTTGCTTCCCTCATCTCTCTTGGCGCAGCACCTGGGGTGCTGACTGATCCAAGCCCAGAGCATCCTTCTGGTAGAACACCAGCTGACCTGGCTTCTGCAAACGGTcacaaaggaattgcagggtatcTTGCAGAATCTTCAATAAGCGTGCAACTATTATCTCTTGATATGAACAGGGACACGAGAGAAAGTTCTGGATCAAAAGTAGTATACAGAGTCCAACACAATACTACTGAAGTTAATGATGATCGCCTATCATATGAACTGTCACTGAAAGATTCACTGGCAGCAGTGTGTAATGCCAGCCAGGCTGCTGCACGTATTCATGAAGTTTATAGAGTGCAATCTTTCCAAAGAAAACAACTGAAAGAATATGATGATAAATTTGGAATATCTGATGAAGATGCTCTTTCTCTTATAACTGTAAAACCACACAAGGTTGGACAACGCAATGAGCCTGTACATGCAGCTGCAATACGAATCCAGAACAAATTCCGCAGTTGGAAGGGCAGAAAAGAATTTTTGATGATTCGCCAAAGAATAGTTAAAATTCAG GCTCATGTAAGGGGGCACCAGGTTAGGAAGAACTGTGGAAAGATAATTTGGTCAGTTGGAATTTTAGAAAAAGTTATTTTGCGCTGGCGCCGAAAAGGTAGTGGTTTACGTGGATTTAAATTGGAAGATGTTCCCGAGGGAACTATGGTACAAGATACACAGTGCAAGGAGGATGAGTATGATTTCTTGAAAGAAGGCAGAAAGCAAACAGAGGAAAGGTTGCAGAAAGCCCTATCCAGGGTGAAGTCAATGGTTCAGTATCCAGAGGCAAGAGACCAATACCATAGGCTGTTGAATGTTGTAACTGAGATCCAAGAAAACCAG TAA